The Mesorhizobium loti DNA segment GCGTCAGCCCGTCCGAGGTGAAGGCGTAGATGTTGCCGTAGACGTCGCCGAAGCGGTCGTTGAAGAACGGCCCCTGCACGCCTTGCGGAAACTGCGCCTTGATGTCGTTGACCATGTTGCGCACCTGAATCCAGTTCGGCACGACATCGCGCGCCTTGGTGGTGTCCTTCAGGTTGACGAAGATGACGGTCTGCCCAGCGGTGGTGACGGACTTGGTATAGTCGAGGCTGTCGAGCTCCTCGAGCTTCTTCTCGATGCGATCGGTGACCTGTTGCAATGTCTCCTTGACCGACGCGCCCGGCCAGTTGGCCTGGATGATCATCGTCTTGATGGTGAAGTTGGGGTCTTCCTCACGACCGAGATTGAGATAGGAGAAGATGCCGGCCACCACGAAGACCAGCATGAAATACCAGACCATGGAGCGGTGGCTGAGCGCCCAGTCGGACAGATTGAAGCCCTTCATCAGACGCCGCCCTCCGGCACTTTGACTTTCTGGCCTTCGCTCAGGCTGTGGACGCCTGCGGTGACCACGCGCATGCCGGCTTCAAGCCCTTCGGCGACCGTGAAGGTTTCGCCATTCTTCGAGGCGACCTTGATGTCGCGTGCGCTCACGCTCGATGTCTGCGGATCGACGATCCACACCTTGTCGGAACCGTTCTTTTCCAGCAGCGCCGAGATGGGCAGTTCGATCGTCGGCACCACCTTGGCCATGCGGGTCGCCGTCACCGTTGAGCCGAGCCGGAAGGCCTGCGGCGGGTCGGTGAGCGCGAGCTTGACGCGCCGGGTGCGGGTCGAGCCCTCGGCCTGCGGCGCGATCTCGCGCAGTTTGGCCTCAGTCTCGATCGTCGGCAGCGATTGCAGGATGACCTGGAACGGCGTGCCGGCGGTGAGGTCGCCGATCAACTGATCGGGAATATCGACCACCGCTTCACGCAGATCCGACCGCGCGACGGTGACGACCGTCTGGCCGGCCGAGACCGTCTGTCCGACCTCGGCGCCGACTGCGGTGACGACGCCGTCGAAATCCGAAAACAGCCTGGCATAGCCAAGCTGTTCCTGCGATTTCGCCAACGCGGCCTTGGCCCGTTCGACGTTGGCATCCGCTGCTTTGCGTGCCT contains these protein-coding regions:
- a CDS encoding RND efflux membrane fusion protein, whose protein sequence is MNRPPRILLGLFALGTLAACSKSDEKPPEIIRPVLSVVVEPRTTQTYGFAGSIEPQISADLAFRLLGRVVSRDVKVGDIVSKGTTIAALDPTALELAVQAATAELSNAEAQFANAAASEERQRQLLASANTTQAVFDAAQQARKAADANVERAKAALAKSQEQLGYARLFSDFDGVVTAVGAEVGQTVSAGQTVVTVARSDLREAVVDIPDQLIGDLTAGTPFQVILQSLPTIETEAKLREIAPQAEGSTRTRRVKLALTDPPQAFRLGSTVTATRMAKVVPTIELPISALLEKNGSDKVWIVDPQTSSVSARDIKVASKNGETFTVAEGLEAGMRVVTAGVHSLSEGQKVKVPEGGV